CTGGAAGAAGGCCGCCCGCGCGCTGAAGGCCAGCGGCGCGCGCCCGAGGCTGGAGGCGAGATCGAAGCGGAAGCCGGCGATCCCGTAGGCGGTCACCCAGTGGCGCAGGGAATCCAGCACCAGCTGCATCACCCGCGGGTGGCTCACGTCGAAGGTGTTGCCGCAGCCGGTGCAGTCGATGGTGCGGCGCGGGTCGGCGGTGTCGAGCTTGTAGTAGCTGGCGTTGTCGATGCCGCGGAACGACAGGGTCGGGCCGGTATGGTCGCCCTCGGCGGTGTGGTTGTAGACCACGTCGAGCCAGGTCTCGATCCCGGCGGCGTTCAGCTCCCGGATCGCCGCCTTCAGGCTGCCGAGGCCCCCCTCCCCCAGGTAGCGCGGGTCCGGGGCGAAGTAGCCGACGGGTTGATATCCCCAGAAGTTGACGAGGCCCCGCTCCACCAGGAAGCGGTCATCCGCGAAGGCCTGGATCGGCAGGAGTTCCAGGGCGGTCACGCCGAGCTTCACGAGGTGGTCGATGATCGCCGGGTGGGCGAGCGCCGCGTAGGTGCCGCGCTCCGCCTCGGGGATGTCGGGATGGGTGCGGGTCAGCGCCTTGACGTGGGCCTCGTACACCACCGTCTCGGCGAGCGGCCGGCGCACCGGCGTGAGGGCGAGGTCGGGCACCTCGGGGGCGGTGACCACGCATTTCGGCATGTAGACCGCGCTGTCGCGCCGGTCGATCCGGTCCTCCCGCCGGCTCTCGCCGCCCCGCCCGGTGCCCGTAGAGCGCGTCGTGCCAGCGGATCCGGCCGCGGATCTCCCGGGCGTAGGGATCGAGCACCAGCTTCGAGGGGTTGAAGCGGTGCCCGGCGGCCGGGTCCCAGGGCCCGTGCACCCGGTAGCCGTAGAGCTGCCCCGGCAGGACCCCGCGCAGATAGCCGTGCCAGACGTCGTCGGTCCGGCACGGCAGCCGGACCGTGCGGGTCTCGTGCCGCTCGCCCGGCTCGAACAGGCAGATGTCGACCGCGGTGGCGTGCTCGGAGAACAGGGCGAAGTTGACGCCGCGCCCGTCGAAATGCGCGCCGAGCGGCGCCGGCACCCCGTCGTCGACGGCGATCATGCGGGGCGTCCGGTCTCGAAGGGGGGCGCGGAGGGGGAGGCGCGGGAGGTCAGCGGACGGAGCCGGCTATTCGGCCGCCGCCGCCGTCGTGGTCGGGGGCTCACGCTCGACCGTGCGGAAATTCTCTAGCTCCGCCAGGAAGTTGCGCGCCCACCAATCGACGTCCTCGCGGGTCATGCGCTCGACCATCGGCTTCCAGCGCGCCAGCCGCTCCGCCTTCGGCATGTAGAGCGCGGCCCGGATCGCCTCCGCCACCTCGAACTTGTCGTAGGGGTTGATCAGCAGCGCCTCGGGCAGCTGCCGGGCGGCGCCGGCGAATTTCGACAGGACCAGCACGCCCGGATCGTCCTCAGCCTGCGCGACCACGTATTCCTTGGCGACGAGGTTCATGCCGTCGCGCATCGGCGTGACGAGCCCGACCCGGGCCGCCCGGTACAGGCCGGCGAGCACGGGGCGCGGATAAGCCTTGGTGATGTACTGGATCGGCGTCCAAGCGGGGTCGCCGAGCGACCCGTTGATCTCGCCGACCTTCTCGTTCACCTCGCGGGCGAGTTGCTCATATTCCGGAACCTCGCTGCGGGATTTGGGCGTGATCTGGATGTAGGTGACGTTGCCGCGCTGGTCTGGGTTCGAGGCGAAGAAGCTCTCCACCGCCTCCATCCGCTCGGGCACGCCCTTCGAGTAGTCGAGCCGGTCGACGCCGATCAGCAGCTTGCGGGTGCGCAGGCCCGCCATGGTCTCGCGCACGACCTTGTTGGCGTTGGCCTTCTCGGCGGCCTCCTTGAAGCCCGCCACGTCGATGCCGATCGGGAAGGCGCGGATCCGGGTGCGGCGGCCGTCGACCATCAGCGAGCCGCCGCCCAGCGGGATCGCCCGCTGGGTATCGACGAGGTTGCGCTGGAGGTTCTGGACGTCGGCCTCGGTCTGCAGGCCGATCAGGTCGTAGTCGACGATGGCGCGCAGCAGTTCGGTGCTCGCCGGCAGCGAGTTGAACACGTCGGCGGCGGGCCAGGGGATGTGGTGGAAGTAGCCGATCGGGTTGTCGAGCCCGAGGCCGCGCAGCTCGGCCGCGAGCGGCAGCAGGTGATAGTCGTGAACCCAGATGATGTCGTCGGGCTCCACCAGCTTGGCGAGGGCGCGGGCGAAGGTCCGGTTCACGCGGCTGTAGCCGGCATAGTCCGAGCGCGAGAACGCGCCGAGACCGAGCCGGTAATGCATGATCGGCCACAGGGCCCGATTCGCGAAGCCGGCGTAGTACTCCAGGTGGTCCTGCGGCGAGAGGTCGACGACGGCGTACTGGACCCGGCCCCGGTCGATCAGCGTCGGCTCCTCGGAGGGCTCCTCCGTGATCGTGCCGCTCCAGCCGAACCACAATCCCTCGTAGGCCGTGAAGGCCTCCTTGACCGC
The sequence above is drawn from the Methylobacterium mesophilicum SR1.6/6 genome and encodes:
- a CDS encoding alpha,alpha-trehalose-phosphate synthase (UDP-forming), translated to MARLVIVSNRVAVPEEGGKAVAAGGLAVAVKEAFTAYEGLWFGWSGTITEEPSEEPTLIDRGRVQYAVVDLSPQDHLEYYAGFANRALWPIMHYRLGLGAFSRSDYAGYSRVNRTFARALAKLVEPDDIIWVHDYHLLPLAAELRGLGLDNPIGYFHHIPWPAADVFNSLPASTELLRAIVDYDLIGLQTEADVQNLQRNLVDTQRAIPLGGGSLMVDGRRTRIRAFPIGIDVAGFKEAAEKANANKVVRETMAGLRTRKLLIGVDRLDYSKGVPERMEAVESFFASNPDQRGNVTYIQITPKSRSEVPEYEQLAREVNEKVGEINGSLGDPAWTPIQYITKAYPRPVLAGLYRAARVGLVTPMRDGMNLVAKEYVVAQAEDDPGVLVLSKFAGAARQLPEALLINPYDKFEVAEAIRAALYMPKAERLARWKPMVERMTREDVDWWARNFLAELENFRTVEREPPTTTAAAAE